TAAAAGATGCAGTTTActtaagtgttgttgtcaatgtaGCGGAATTATAGACATAGTATTTAAGGttacatataaattttatttgattaaatcTCTCTTCGAGACTTTCTCTCCTACAATACAATTTCTCTTCACTCCTCTGTTTTGATGCAATATGTATCTTGAAGTtttcttgaagatattgatatttgttgtattgctttatcttgacaagttacagatcaacttcaaattttgttcttgccTGATGATTTTGTGTATTGCCACACAATACCCTCagaattgttgttattgtttattttgcaaatatgataatgtaatatatttatatgtttcagaATAATATGGCATCCCTTGCTTTCCAACCGTATGTTGATAAAGAGAATGCAGGATCATTTGGAGTCAGACCCAATAAAGGACAGATAGGTGGCGGACTAGGTAAGAATAATAAAAGTACCTTACATCTTTAATTTGGTTCATGAATATGAgtcttaaaaatttataaatgaattaaccctttcctccatggaattatttttttacaaactagattcacataggattttttcaaataaaaaaaaatcatcaggtttaaagaattttgaatgcattgtgaaaacgaatatttcatcaatgaaattgcACTCAGATCTTCTCATAAATAtcttttttacatgtataatagatacaaattttattaagtttgaTAAGAAAAATTAGTAGATAAGACCTTTCaactgaggcactacacaggcgtcaaaaagcgtcaattgtggagtaaagggggtggcgtcaaaaggtgtCATTATGAAGGAAAGGGTTAACTGATGAAATGCATAAATGTTCTAACATTTTTTAGGGAAGGTGTTCAATAAAGGTAATGAACAGAGTCTTGTCACACCTAGACGTGCACTGGGGGATGTAAACAGAGATCTGAAGGCTGTGAATAATGGACCTGGTCTTAAACCTATGCAGAAACCTTCAGGACTACCACTGCAGAGCAAAGGGCTTCAAATGAAATCAGCTAACATACAGCCCCTGACTGGTCGATCTGGTAATATAATGCAGGTAATGGTAGATCTGTAGAATGTAGATAAGGATAAGGTGCATTGGCTATGTAGAGTTCTTATAAAGAGGAGGTGGTGGTTCCTGGACTCGTAAAAAACTGTCTGCTCTCACCATTTTCTGACTTGACGAGTGAGAGATGCTtgaattttgtacattttttctaAGTCAAGTTTATCATCATTTCCAGCTGGTATTCTAAATAAAAACAGATAGAACACACCTGCAAAATCAAGGTCATTaagaaagtatgtaaactgttgtagaaTGAATTTTCTAGTGTAAAACatttatgactggagaatttcaggaattatcaaaagtcataggtacttggagacaggacaactttttttttttagccctctttcttttttcaaaagtctgttattttttgtgttctattaatttcaattattttagcGTTTTCCTgtacatttatataaattaagtatatttgctatttactaagTCTATCCATTCAAAGTTTATTATCCACGGCTGTTACTGATATATTATAAagagagtctctgtatattataGTACAGTAGTATGATCATAGTGTATATGCtgataaatgtgaaaaataattGTCTTGTCTCCCAAGTACTTATAAAAATGttgtgttattttaaaaaaaacagtcatTAACAGAAGTCTTGtgctttattttcgtttttctctcAAAACAATCCAAACTGAATAATAAATTTAGTTTATGCATATTTAGTGCATTGTAGTTTATCTGGCAGTAGTAATGATAGttgcatgtatatacatgtatacagatattTTAAATGCTTGAAATATATTTCAGAAACTTTAGGTGAATGAAAACACGAGGAAAAAATATTAATGCTTGAAATATATTTCAGAAACCATCCGTGAATGAAAACCTTAGGAAAAAGTCGATAAGTACCAATAAAGTTACAGTCAAAATAGAGCCTGTTCACAAAAGACTAGCAGAGGATATAGAACATATGCACATTCCTAAAGAAGAAGGTTGGTATTAAGTCTTGCCTGTGACTAATTAGGTGTAGAAAAGattaatatttcagaaggtagaagaattggatgcttcataccttgtatgcAGATGCCTTATGTAaagaagtttctgtcagtcataTGTTAAATCTTATGGTTCTGTgactgatacaaaaaaaaatttcatacgAAAAACTCACTTATTAGTAATTGGGTAACTGTTACCTATATTTGGTGTGTAGACTTCTTGTTAGGTGTACATTTTCAACTAGAAGGTTTCATGTGACCTTAacctgattttcatggttcattcgTCAATGCTAAGTTTTCCTTGTTTAATatgtacataaataaatatatacatatgtttcttaaatttgttttataagcAATATAGGTCatgtatattttgatatgaactgcttgtaatgtgtacatgtctgtcttacTTACATAGTTCATCTGTGCTCAACCTCATTTCCATGGTACCTTGATCACTTTGTTTACagacttttatcaaataaaattcaatCAAGATAGGTAAAGCAGTTGAGAtttttcagcatgtgcactcctGTTTAGTTattaatattataatgaaaattatgTCATATATTTTTGGTTTATATAGATTGTGCCAATATGTATATATCTTCTCTCTTTTCCATAGAAATTTTGTCCAAATACATAATATCTTATATATATCAAACTCACAGTTTTTATGTTTGTATCAAAATTTCCTACACACCATGCACACAGAATTTGGTATTTAGATAAATCTATACAAATGAGATCAGAATAAATGTTTGACTACTAGCCAAATATTGACTGGATTACAGCAATGACAAtactttaattttgatttaatcagAAGAAATTAAGAAGTACAGCCATGCAATATGATATTAAAgacagaaagaatgaaaattgaattattacattgttataacatttgtttttagagGATGATTTTGAGGACATTTGGCCAAAATCTGACAGAATAAGTACATACCTTAATAAGTTAGTACGTTGGAGACCACCTTGCTTGTTTGGGGAATTGCCTGACTCTAGTGACGAGGAAGAAGAGAAGTTAGAGAGGCAGAGGATGAAGGAGGAAGAGGAAAGAAAGATGGTAGCATCTTTGGCGAAATATTCAACACAAAAATCAGGTGTCTCACTtttattcatcttttattttataactacaaaatgtatatgtgGCTTATCATATGGTGTTGgttcatgaataaaaaaaaaaaaaatgtttacacagTAAAAAAGACAGATTTATATTTTCTGTTTCCATCGATTGAATGAACAATTAGAAAAAGATGTAATTAGGTCAGATGGAGAACCATTCATAACGAGTGAatgatactgtttttttttaagtatctgctttttttttgttgatttcatgACAAAATGGACAGGGTAAAGTTTCACTGAAAGGGAAGATATACTTGAATTTTACTGTACCCCATTGTTAAGGATTAATGTAACACAAAATTGGTTGACATGCTAAAAATTAAAGGTTTTGATTCAGCTGGGTAAAATGTTCACTTTTTGAAGCTACAATGTAACCTGAACAAAGAGAAATTTAATCACATGAAAAATACCCAATACACTGTATTTAGTAtttacttgtatttacatttgGATTCACATATACCTCAGTATTTTTTAGCTGTATTCCTGTAAGTCATGGTTTATTGTCGTTGAgtattattatttacatttaaagtATTGCTACTTTTTTTTTGCTACATTTGCATTTAACTATGAAAATCCTATACAAGCAAcatattattagctcacctggcccgaagggccaagtgagcttttctcaccacttggcgtccgtcgtcgtccgttgtcgtcgtcgtaaacaatttacattttgaacttcttctagagaaccactgaatggaatggaaccaaacatggcatgaatgttccttatgaggtgctgaccaagtgttgttactttgtagccgatccatcatccaagatggccgccagcgggggaattagtttaacataggaccctatgggaaatgcatacaaatgacttcttttagagaaccactgaatggaataaaaccaaacatagcatgaatgttccttatgaggtgctgaccaagtgttgttactttgtagctgatccatcattcaagatggctgccagtgggggacttagtttaacataggaccctatgggaaatgcatacaaatgacttcttctagagaaccattgaatggaatgaaaccaaacattgcatgaatgttccttatgaggtgctgaccaagtgttgttactttgtagccgatccataatCCAAGATAACCGCCagctggggacttagtttaacataggaccttatggaaaatgcaaaaaaatgacttcttctagagaaccactgaatggaatgaaacccaacattgcatgaatgttccttatgaggtgctgaccaagtgttgttactttgtagcagatccatcatccaagatggccgccagctggggacttagtttaacataggaccctatgggaagtgcatacaaaagtcttcttctagagaaccatgGAATTGAATGagatcaaacatagcatgaatagtcctttccttatgaggtgctggccaagtgttgttactttgtagccaaatattatatgatttcaaaaaaacaagtagagtcaggtgagcgatacaggctcttgagagcctctagttttttgttGCCGTCTCATTTTCAACATCACaacatttgtttatttgatatCTATAAGTTCGTTGATGATTGGTATTGATAGCTGTTTAATATTTACCTCAAAATTAGTTCTTTCTAATCGAAAAGTAGTTTGATGAACTAAATTTGATAAGTTGGGGATAGTTGGTGTTGGTTGGTTCATTGCATGTGTGACcgtaaaatgagaaaaaaatcttgtAGACAAAATATTTAAGAATCATCAGTTGAATGGCAAATGTACAAAATTTAATGgtctttttaattttctgtttcagATTGTTCAGATGAATTTAGACTTGAAGATTTATTAGAACCAGAAGATTTTGAAGATGTTCCTCTTCCCTCAATATCTCTAGATAATTCTATAGACTTACTGCCAAACATCGGACCTCTGCAACTCAAAGAATGAATGTGAACAtgcatatacattttattttaagaattgaTGTGGAATCCATGATTTAGATATAATAGCAGAATATCTGGAATTGGGCATTTGATTTGCAATACTCAACTGATCTGCTAGTCGTGATGAAATAATAAGGTTGCTAtgattaattgaaaattttatttttctacaaaCATTACTGCAATGTATATATTTGATGAATGTGTATAGCTGTGTCTTAGTATGGAAGTGAGTTTGATACAGGAAAAGGGATGAAAGTAGATAGGTTTAAGCTTTAATTATGATATGTGTATTACTGTTGTCAAAATTCTGTCCTGTTAATATGTGCGACATTTTTAGAGACtagtttttattttatagtttatcaACTAATTATGCCTTGGCAGATATTTGGCTGTCTCTTGCCATTAACTTGTGGAAAGAACAATTTCCGAATTTAtagtttttaataaattaaaaaaaaaatgccccctcttctattcattttttattaaataaatgaattatgATAACAGTAGTTTATTAATTCAACATATGTTTGCAAATTCTGGTCTATCGCtgtgtttttatatgaatattacaTACCTACAGGAGtcaatttataatttttcacaCACACAGTGGGTTGCCACCAAAAAATTACATCTCATGTTGCATACACGAGCGAGACAGGACAACATTTACTGAATTGTGTATTTATTGCATAATGTTGAACCAGTAGATGTAATCAACTTAATTTCAAAACTTCTATAGCTGCTTCAGTGCTAAATTGggcaaaattatgaaatattctttaaaaaaaatattttaaaattatctcttttgaaataaagaaatgtttGTGTAGTTTACTTTTACATGGTTTATTTTCACTGTctatcatatatgttttttttctttctttttttaattcacttgtaaaattgtaaatagtatgtaaattaataataaataatgaaaattaagctgatttattttattttccatttgcAAATAATATTGCAATTCATAGACCAGATTCATCAGGAGCAACGTTGTAGTGAAGCTTTGCattttaattataagttttagtaTTCTTTATACTTTGACAGTATATTATTTTCTTTCCATGGTGTTAGAGGCATACGTCATCATGGGGAGACTAAAGTGAGACTAGTATTTTagagtgaatataaaaaaagaagatgtggtatgattgccaatgagacaactctccacaatagacctaaatgacacagaaattaacaactataggtcaccgtacggccttcaacaatgagcaaagcccataccacatagtcggctataaaaggccatgaaatgacaatgtaaaagaattcaaacgagaaaactaacatccttatttatgtacaaaaatgaacacaaaaaaatatgtaacacataaacaaacgacaaccactgatttacaggctcctgacttgggacaggcacatacatgaagTTCTTTTATAATTCAGAATGAAGGTtgttacaagaaaaaaaaaaataattaacttaCAAGATCTTCAAAAGGGCAGCATAACTGAAATTGTCAGTTGTTTCTAATAGGATAATCATAAATGGGTATTTTTGTACCTCTTTTTGTGATTTGGGCAAAAATTGTCAAAGATAGAACAATATTATCAGTAATACTTAACAACAAATTAGTGATTTAAGTCAGGAATTATATTCTAGTTTACAATCTTTGGAGagtgtctattgttgaagatgcacAGAGCCTCTAGTTCTAGGGAACTAAAAATCAGGAAATTCGTGatcagtttttgtcgagcctgcaacttttgttgcagaaagctcgacatagggatagtgatccggccgCAACGGCGTTAGCTatcttcttaaaaggtttatattttagaaggtgaaagacctggatgcttcatactttgtatatagatgcctcatgttacgaagtttccgtcagttacatgtccaatgtccttgacctcattttcatggttcagtgaccacttgaaaaaaaagttcagaatttttgtaatgttgaattctctcgtattataagtaataggataactatatttggtatgtgcgtaccttgcaaggtcctcatgcccgtcagacagttttcacttgacctcgacctcatttcatggatcagtgaacaaggttaagttttggtggtcaagtccatatctcagatactataagcaatagggctagtatatttggtgtatggaaggactggaaggtgtacatgtccaactggcaggtgtcatctgaccttgacctcatttgcatgaatcagtggttatagttaagtttttgtgttttggtctgtttttctcatactttatgcaataggtctactatatttgttgtatggaatgattgtaaggtgtacatgtctagcaggcagatatcatctgaccttgacctcattttcatggttcagtggtcaaagttaagtttttaagttttggtctttttatctaatattatatgccaaaggtcaactatatttggtgtatggaaatatattatgatctatatgtcagtcccgcaggttttatttgaccatgacctcaattgcatggttcattgcacagtgttaagtttttgtgttttggtctattttactataagtaataggtcaactatatttgttctatggaagctttgttagctgtatatgtctgcctggcatggttcatctgaccttgacctcattttcatggttcattggtctttgtttagctatcttggttaatgttaagtttatgtgactgttataataaagctttatacttaggactatcaacataatatcaatgattagtaaagaaggcgagacatttcagtgtgtgcactcttgtcattCTATACAGTATGATAGGGTTTTAGAttcatcaattttcaatttccagtTATCATAATACTTCTGTGACTTATAGTTGTCTCAGTCTGTACTTGCATACAATGGCCATATATGATATTTTCCTCATTTATTTGTTGGAAACTACAAATAAGATCTTCTGAAATTTGATATCTGTTATCATACCATCATTCTATACCATGATGGGATGTTTCAGATTCAACAATCGTGAATTTCCTGTTttctgaatttttgaaattctaatgCATAATGGTTTGCttgaaattttcttttcattttctagGGAACTACATATTTAAGCTTCCTTAAACTTGATATCAAGTATCATGTGAACATGCTTTATTGTGTGATGCATTTACAGATGTATGAGTCATCGATTACATGTTTACAGATTTTTTATATGGGGATCTCATAAATGAGCAGTGGCTCTTAATTTTTACTTGTTTGAAAACCTAATTCCGGTAGATTACAAAACAGCTTTGCTAGGGTCAATGTGATTATAACATGTATTGGAGAGATTGATATAAGTCACTGTAAGTCAAAGGAAAGGTACTATCAGTTAAGTGTGATTGTCTCTGCGAGGGCGctcaatttataaatatacataccTATCCATTGACTAACCAATGAAGCATATATTCACAACTCAAGTACTGGGTATACTAATCTTATAATTCATTCGTTTATTGGCAGACTAATTGTTTCACAGGTGATTTTT
The window above is part of the Mytilus galloprovincialis chromosome 4, xbMytGall1.hap1.1, whole genome shotgun sequence genome. Proteins encoded here:
- the LOC143072583 gene encoding uncharacterized protein LOC143072583 yields the protein MASLAFQPYVDKENAGSFGVRPNKGQIGGGLGKVFNKGNEQSLVTPRRALGDVNRDLKAVNNGPGLKPMQKPSGLPLQSKGLQMKSANIQPLTGRSGNIMQKPSVNENLRKKSISTNKVTVKIEPVHKRLAEDIEHMHIPKEEEDDFEDIWPKSDRISTYLNKLVRWRPPCLFGELPDSSDEEEEKLERQRMKEEEERKMVASLAKYSTQKSDCSDEFRLEDLLEPEDFEDVPLPSISLDNSIDLLPNIGPLQLKE